The Deinococcus sedimenti genome includes the window GGCGCGTGATAGAAGCCCGCGCTGGCCGTCATCACGGTCGCCCCCGCGTCATGCGCGGCAAGCATGTTCAGCAGCATCGGGCGCGGCAGCGGATCCTCACGCAGCACCAGCACCAGCCGCCGCCGCTCCTTCAGCGTCACGTGCGCCGCGCGCGCCACCAGATTGTCCGCGAACCCCTGCGCGACCTTCGCCAGCGTCCCCGCGCTGCACGGCACCACCAGCATCCCGTCCGTCCGGAACGACCCGCTCGCCACGCCCGCCGCCAGATCCCGGTCGTCATGCACGACCGACGCCAGCGCCGTCAGGTCCGCCAGCTGCGGCCCGGACCCCTCAGCCGTCATGACGCGCTTGGCGCCGCTGCTGACCACCAGATGCGACTCCACCCCCAGGTCACGCAGCGCCCGCAGGATCGACTCCGCGTACGGCATGCCGCTGCCACCCGACACCCCCACCACCAGCCTCACGAGGCCCCCCGCGCCGACGCGACCCTCAGCAGAGCAGGTTCCGGGCGTGAAGTGGGCCGCCCGGTGAGCTGCGCGGTCAACGGAACAGACGGAATCCACATCATGCCCGGCAGGCTAACAGGCCCGCGCCGCGCAGACGGTACGCCCGCGCGCCCTGCCGCCCAGGCCCCAGTTCAGGTCCCGGGTCAGGTCCCGGGGTCCAGCCGCTCGCGGGCCACGCGGCGCGCGTGCCGCACCTCGGCCAGCACGAACGCCAGCGTGTTCAGCGCGTACGTGCCCGCCAGCGCCCCCAGCAGCGCTGCCCGCGTGCCCACCAGCGGCAGGCCCGTGAAGGTCACCAGGCCCGACAGGGACAGCAGCCCCGCCACCAGCACTCCCCACGCGCCCAGCAGCACCCCACCCCACGGGGAATCCAGCAGCGACGCGCCCGGCAGCAGCAGGCCCAGCAGACGGAATCCGCCCGGACGCGACCGGTCCGCAGGCAGCGGCGTGCGCGGCAGCAGCAGCGACAGCACCAGCAGGGCCGCGAGCCCCGCCACGCCCAGCAGCGCCAGCCCCAGCCGCGCCGACCCGCCCGGCGACGGGTCCAGCAGCGCCAGCGGGTCGCGCATCGACGCCCGCAGCGTGACGCTCAGGTCCCCCGTGACCGCGCGGGTCAGGCTGCGCTGGTCCGGGTAGCACAGGCGCGGCTGGTCGGGCCGCAGCGTCTGCTGGAACGTCGCCTCGGGCGACGCGGGCTTCAGGCCCAGGTTGAACGCGGCGGCCATCAGGTCCGGCTGCGCCGCCAGCGCCGCCCGGAACCGCTCGCGCGCCTGCGGAGCGTCTCCACGGTCGCGGGCAATGACGCCCAGATTGTTCTGCGCGCACGCGTCCGGCAGCGTGGCGTACAGTTCGCGGGCGCGGGTGTCCTCGCCGTCCAGCTGCGCGCCCAGCGCGGTCAGCAGCGTCGCGTCCGGCCCGGGCCGACGGTTCAGGCCGTCCAGTTGCGCGTCCCACCAGCCTCCGCCGTACGTGCCGCTCGACAGCACCGGCGAACGCAGCGCCGCGCCCGCCAGGTTCGCCCACTGCACGCCGCCCAGCGTGGCCAGCAGCGCCAGCGCCAGCAGCGTCACGGTCAGGCGCTCGCTGGGCGACGCGTACGCCACGAACACCCGCCGCGCCCGCGCCAGGGGCCGCTGCACCCACGACCGGTACCGGCCACCCAGGGCGCGGGTATCGTCCGCCTGCGCCGGAAAGGCCCGCAGCGCCAGGGTCAGCAGCGCGGCGAGCAGACTGACGCCCAGCGCGAGACTCGCCAGGCGCGCCGCGTCCCGCACGGCCCCGAGGCCCTCCAGGCCCAGGTTGTATAGCGTGCCGACCCGCAGGGAACGCTCGAACTGCCGCCACTCGGCCGCCTCGCCCTCGCGGCCCTGGGCGTCCAGCGTCCGCGCGAACCGTTCGTACAGCGCCCCGCCGCCCTCGAACCGGGGGTGCAGGTCCCGCAGGTACGTCATCCACACGCCCGCGCGGTCCACGCGGCCCTGCGCGAGCAGCGTGCCCACGTACCCGCTGGGATTCCCGTACGCGCCCAGCGCCGCGCGGTTCACCGGGATCTCCGGGTCCAGGCCGCGCGCCGCGGCGTCCTCCTGCGCCTGCGTCAGGGCCAGGTCCGCCGCCGACGGAAACCCCGCGCCGTCCAGCCGCGCGGCCAGCTGCACCCACGCCGGGAACGGCAGCGGCCCGCTCAGGCTGCGCCGCACTAGGCTCAGCGCCGCGTACGGGTCCGGCTGAGCCTGCGCCAGCCGCAGCGCCAGAAACGGATTGAGCGGATCAAGGCGCGCCGCTGCCGCCAGTCCGGCCGGCGGCACCTGATCCGCCACGCTGGCCAGGTGCCCGGTCACGACCGGGTCGGGCGGCAGCACCACCCGCTCCTGCACGCCCAGCGTTCCGCCCTGCACGCTGAGCGTGAAGCGCTCGGTGACCCCGCCCAGCAGCGTGCTGACCGTGACGATCCCGCCGCCCGCATCCAGGCTGCTCACGATGCCCGGCAGGTCCGCGCGGCCGGTCACGACGCCCGCCGCGCCCAGCGCGTACACCGCAGGGCCCGCACCGATCAGCACGGTGGGCCCGACCTCCAGGGGACTGCTCAGCGGACCCAGGGCGTCCGGCAGGGTCCGCTGCCAGGTGCCGCCGCCCTCGTGGCGCAGCGTGCGGCCGTCCAGGGTGGTCGTGGCGGCCGCGCCGCCGGGCAGCGCCGCGCCCAGCAGCGCCAGCGTCAGGGCCGCGCG containing:
- a CDS encoding UbiX family flavin prenyltransferase; protein product: MRLVVGVSGGSGMPYAESILRALRDLGVESHLVVSSGAKRVMTAEGSGPQLADLTALASVVHDDRDLAAGVASGSFRTDGMLVVPCSAGTLAKVAQGFADNLVARAAHVTLKERRRLVLVLREDPLPRPMLLNMLAAHDAGATVMTASAGFYHAPGSVDELLHFVTARVLDQFGLDVPGFRRWRDGEG